Proteins encoded together in one Antennarius striatus isolate MH-2024 chromosome 13, ASM4005453v1, whole genome shotgun sequence window:
- the cxxc5a gene encoding CXXC-type zinc finger protein 5 isoform X2 yields MSSRLSEGGRTTEDRERSSCKQDSPVIERRNRSGIISEPLSKSLKNSRTLSQYTAVSSAATNGHTNNKETKSHSAKPQPPPQPQPTVSALTAAKLDRTLEQVLEGQNGLLHFAQAAALLKRAGMEHMLLPGGMGVGVGSGDAGSGASDLEGTSVTDAVGGPVDFPYGVGGGFPFNPGLFIMTPAGVFLADSALHMAGLAEYPAQSELASAINSGKKKRKRCGMCPPCRRRINCEQCSSCRNRKTGHQICKFRKCEELKKKPSAALEVMLPTGAAFRWFQ; encoded by the coding sequence ATGTCTAGCCGGCTGTCGGAGGGGGGCCGGACAACAGAGGACCGGGAGCGGAGTAGCTGCAAACAGGACTCTCCTGTTATAGAACGCAGGAACCGCAGCGGCATCATCAGCGAGCCCCTCAGTAAGAGCCTTAAGAACTCCCGCACCCTCTCCCAGTACACGGCGGTCTCCTCCGCCGCCACCAACGGACACACGAACAACAAAGAGACTAAGAGCCACTCGGCCAAGCCTCAGCCGCCCCCGCAGCCCCAGCCCACTGTCTCCGCACTGACAGCAGCCAAGTTGGACCGTACCTTAGAACAGGTTCTGGAGGGACAGAATGGCCTGCTGCACTTTGCCCAGGCAGCAGCACTTTTAAAGCGGGCCGGTATGGAGCACATGCTCCTGCCTGGGGGCATGGGAGTGGGAGTTGGCAGTGGAGACGCAGGCTCGGGGGCTAGCGACTTGGAGGGTACGTCTGTCACGGACGCCGTAGGTGGTCCTGTTGACTTCCCATATGGAGTAGGGGGTGGTTTCCCCTTCAACCCAGGGCTTTTCATCATGACTCCTGCTGGAGTGTTTCTGGCGGACAGCGCACTACACATGGCTGGCCTGGCTGAGTATCCGGCGCAAAGCGAGCTGGCCTCTGCTATCAACTCTGGTAAGAAGAAGCGGAAACGTTGTGGCATGTGCCCACCTTGCCGACGGCGGATTAACTGCGAGCAATGCAGCAGCTGCCGGAATCGCAAAACAGGCCACCAGATCTGCAAGTTTCGCAAATGTGAGGAACTGAAGAAGAAGCcctctgctgctctggag
- the cxxc5a gene encoding CXXC-type zinc finger protein 5 isoform X1 yields the protein MSSRLSEGGRTTEDRERSSCKQDSPVIERRNRSGIISEPLSKSLKNSRTLSQYTAVSSAATNGHTNNKETKSHSAKPQPPPQPQPTVSALTAAKLDRTLEQVLEGQNGLLHFAQAAALLKRAGMEHMLLPGGMGVGVGSGDAGSGASDLEGTSVTDAVGGPVDFPYGVGGGFPFNPGLFIMTPAGVFLADSALHMAGLAEYPAQSELASAINSGKKKRKRCGMCPPCRRRINCEQCSSCRNRKTGHQICKFRKCEELKKKPSAALEKVMLPTGAAFRWFQ from the coding sequence ATGTCTAGCCGGCTGTCGGAGGGGGGCCGGACAACAGAGGACCGGGAGCGGAGTAGCTGCAAACAGGACTCTCCTGTTATAGAACGCAGGAACCGCAGCGGCATCATCAGCGAGCCCCTCAGTAAGAGCCTTAAGAACTCCCGCACCCTCTCCCAGTACACGGCGGTCTCCTCCGCCGCCACCAACGGACACACGAACAACAAAGAGACTAAGAGCCACTCGGCCAAGCCTCAGCCGCCCCCGCAGCCCCAGCCCACTGTCTCCGCACTGACAGCAGCCAAGTTGGACCGTACCTTAGAACAGGTTCTGGAGGGACAGAATGGCCTGCTGCACTTTGCCCAGGCAGCAGCACTTTTAAAGCGGGCCGGTATGGAGCACATGCTCCTGCCTGGGGGCATGGGAGTGGGAGTTGGCAGTGGAGACGCAGGCTCGGGGGCTAGCGACTTGGAGGGTACGTCTGTCACGGACGCCGTAGGTGGTCCTGTTGACTTCCCATATGGAGTAGGGGGTGGTTTCCCCTTCAACCCAGGGCTTTTCATCATGACTCCTGCTGGAGTGTTTCTGGCGGACAGCGCACTACACATGGCTGGCCTGGCTGAGTATCCGGCGCAAAGCGAGCTGGCCTCTGCTATCAACTCTGGTAAGAAGAAGCGGAAACGTTGTGGCATGTGCCCACCTTGCCGACGGCGGATTAACTGCGAGCAATGCAGCAGCTGCCGGAATCGCAAAACAGGCCACCAGATCTGCAAGTTTCGCAAATGTGAGGAACTGAAGAAGAAGCcctctgctgctctggag